A stretch of DNA from Halobacillus litoralis:
TTGAGATCCCCGGGCACGGATACAACAAACTGAATGCCGCATTCGCTTTAGGGGGCCCTGAACTTCTCCGTGAGACTATTGAAGTGAATCTAGGTATTGAAACCGAATATTACTCAATCGTGGACTTTCAAGGGTATACGCAGATTGTAGACACTTTATCTCCAGATGGCATGAAAGTGGATGTAGAAAAGAACATGCAGTACCGATCTGGAGATGGAACAACAGACATCCAATTACACCAAGGAACACAGACCCTAAACGGAGAAGAACTCCTTGGTTATGTGAGATATCGCAGTGATGCACGAGGAGATTTTGCCAGAGTAGAAAGACAGCAGAAGGTTATTCAATTGTTGAAGGATGAACTCCTCTCTTTTCAAGGAGTTCTGAAAGCTCCACGGTTGATTGGGAACATTCAGCCTTATATTGATACGAACCTAGGTGGAAGTAAAATGATCCAGGTTGGTAAAGACCTTTTGCTAAATCCTGTGGAATCCATGGATATGATCAGCATCCCTACCACTGATAATGTATGGGATGAACGGAAGCCTTACCCGATCGGGCTGGTGCTTAATCACGATGAAGAATCTACGAAACAAACGCTTCACCAATTTTTTGAACAGGAATAAAGAAACCCGATGTCTGGCTTGCAGACATCGGGCTTTTTTTATTCTTCGTACTTTTGGAAAATAAGACTAGCATTGTGGCCGCCAAACCCGAGCGAGTTACTCATCACAGTGTTCACGTCTTGTTTACGTGCCTCATTCGGAACATAATCAAGATCACACTCCGGATCTGGAGTTTCGTAGTTGATCGTTGGAGGCAGTATTCCATCGTTAATAGCTTTTAAAGAAATGACTGCTTCAACCGCACCTGCAGCACCTAAAAGGTGACCAGTCATAGATTTAGTCGAAGAAATCGCAAATTTATTCGCATGTTCTTGGAATACTGTCTTGGCAGCATGTGTTTCGAATTTATCATTCAGTTCTGTGGACGTTCCGTGAGCGTTCAAGTAATCGATATCTTCCGGTTTCAAACCAGCATCATCAATCGCTTGTCTCATTGCACGCGCCGCACCGTCTCCTTCAGGTGCCGGAGAAGTGATGTGATAAGCATCTCCTGTTGAACCATAGCCTTTCAGCTCGCCATAGATTTTCGCTCCACGTTTTTTCGCGGATTCCAGCGTTTCCATGATCAAAATCCCTGCTCCTTCACCCATGACAAAACCATCACGGTTTTTATCAAATGGACGACTTGCTGTTTGAGGATCTTCATTGAGAGACAGGGCACGCGCAGCTGCGAATCCTGCAAAAGACATTTTGTTCATAGGCGCTTCCGTACCACCAGCGATCATGATGTCCGCATCGCCGCGTTGGATCACTTTAAAAGCATCTCCAATGGAGTTTGCTCCTGATGAACATGCGGTAACTGTACAGGAGTTGATCCCTTTAGCACCGAGAGCAATGGATACTTGACCTGCAGCCATATCAGGAATCATCATCGGTATGAAAAACGGACTGACGCGGCGGTAGCCTTTTTTCTGGAATGTCTCAAATTGAGACTCGTATGTTCCCATTCCGCCAATACCGGATCCAATCCAGACGCCTGTTCTGTGAGCCACATCATCTGTAATTTCAAGGTTCGCATCCTCAACGGCCATATGGGCAGCGACCATCGCATATTGGACAAACGGGTCCATTCGGCGCGCATCTTTACGATCTACATAATCAGAAGGGTCGAAGTCTTTCAGTTCAGCTGCCACGTGTACAGGATAATCTTCTTTATTGACCTTAGTGATTTCCCCTACTCCGGACACACCATTTTTAATACTGTTCCACATTTCTTCTACCGAATTACCGACGGGAGTAACGGCTCCCATTCCGGTAATGACAACACGATGTTTATCCATCATTTTATTCCTCCTTGGTTACTTACCCCATCGAAGGGCAACGGCTCCCCATGTGAGCCCGCCACCGAATCCGACAAGAACGACTAGATCATTTTCTTTAATCTTACCTGCCTTCACGTCCTCTGACAAAGCGATTGGAATAGACGCTGAAGATGTGTTCCCATAACGCTTCACCTGCGTAGACATTTTTTCTTCAGGGATTCCTAAGCGTTGCCTTGCCGCTTCCATTATTCTTATGTTCGCCTGGTGTGGCACTAAATAGTCAACATCCTGTTCACTCAGTCCAATTTTTTTAACAACATTGACCGAGGACTCAGGCATTTGTCTCACCGCGAACTTGAATACTTCACGACCATTCATAAACAATGTGTCCTCAGGTGTTTGATACAAGTGAGGTCCACCCGATCCGTCTGCCCCAAGTTCAAAGGAAAGAATTCCTTTATCATCACTAACCGGTCCAATGACTGCGGCTCCTGCTCCATCACCAAAAAGAACGCATGTGTTACGGTCGGTCCAATCTGTAATTTTAGAAAGTTTCTCAACCCCTACGACAAGAACATTCTTGTAGGCATTCGTTTCAATGAATTGCTTAGCTGTGATGACACCATACATGAACCCAGCACAGGCGGCACTTAAGTCCATAGCCGCCACTTTGTTAGCACCAAGCCTATGTTGAAGCATGGCAGCTACAGATGGGAATGGTGTATCCGGTGTAACTGTAGCAACGAGGATCATATCAAGCTCCTCTGCTTTCATATCCGCATCTTTCAAAGCTTCTTCTGCTGCACGAAAAGCTAGGTCAGAAGTATCCATATCATCTGCAGCGATGCGACGTTCTTCAATCCCTGTTCGTGTACGAATCCACTCATCACTCGTATCCACCATTTTCTCCAAGTCTTTATTCGTCAGAACTTTTTCAGGCGCATAGTGTCCAATGCCCAAGAATCCTGCATTCATATATTCATCCCCTTAAAGGTAATATCTAATATCAATTCTTATGACTTGGTACTAATTTTAATTCATCTTGGACTAATCTGCAAGTTTTCTAACAGAGGATCCTTGAACTCGTACTTCTTTTTATTTTCTGTTGTACCTGCCTACAAAATACAGGGCGTTCTTTCATAAATTGTAACAGAGGAGGTGTGCTTGTATGGGCAAAAGAAAGTCATCCCCATTTGATGATTTTTGGGGATTCCGTCAGCAAGAAGAAGAAAACGAAGGGACGAAGAATTCGCAACCGAAACTCAATGATCTCTTTCAAGAAGCTTCAAAAACATGGAAATCCGTGTCACCGATGATCAAACCAATGATGGATAAGTTCAAGAAATAAAGATTAGTTCCCTAAAACTGACTTGAATTCATAAAAAAACCTCTGAAGCTGTTTATCTGCTTCAGAGGTTTCTTTATGGAAGTTCTCCTGTTTCTTTATAAGTTTCTACGACTTCTTCCATTCTACTACGGAATTTTTCTGGAATAGTTGGGCTGTATTCCCCCATTTTTATTGCGCCTTCCTGAAAATCGAACGTAAGCATTTCCCCAGGTAAGTCTCCGTTCATATAACGCTCCATCGCTAGTTTATAAACTTCATCTACCTTTTGGACGGTACTTGTGAGCACCGTATTTTCAGCAACGGAAGATTGGTCCTCTACATAACCGATGGCATAACGCCCGTCATTTTGCGCCTGTTCAATGACCGCAACATTAAAAACATCTCCGGCTGGATAAAAAACATCCGCGCCCTCTTCTTTCATCGATTCATAATACATGAGGGCCATTTCTGTATTTTCCCAGCTGTTTGTAAGTGAAATGTCGACTTCGGCCTCCGGGTTTTGATGAATCACACCTTCATAAAAACCTTCTACTTCTGGTTGCCATTCAAATGCTCCAATGATTCCAACACGATCCGATTGTGTCATCTCCCCGGCTATCATGCCTGCAAAAAATCCCATGGCTTGTGCATCGAAATTGAGGCTTGTTACATTTTCCGCTGAGAATTGGCCATTAAAGTAGACGAAATCCATCTCAGGATAAACCTCATGCAATTCCCTGAAGTGATTGCCATACAAGCTGCTATGACCGAAGATCACGTCAATGCCTTTGGCGGCAAACTCATCAATTGCCTCGGCGGTATGTTTATATGTGCGTATTCCTTCTTTAAAATAAATGTCTACTCCATATTCCTCCTGGATGGCTTGCAATCCTTTGTATCCCTGCTGTCCCCATGCTTTATCATGAATGGTCGTTTCGACAAGCATGCCGACTTTTATATCTTTTTTATAATCCGGAAGACCTTGACATGCGACAAGGAAAAATAATAGAGAGAGGATCATGATGGACTGTAATTTCACATTCAAGCACTCCTAAGTACCTACTTATATCCTCTCCCTATTCTACATTTTTTTCATGACAAAAGTAAATGACCAACATTGAAAGCATTAGATTCTCTGAAGCAGCAACTCACACCGCCACAATGCCTCCACTCTTTCTTTAACGATCCCCTTATCATCCGCTCGTTTTTCTAGGCGAAACGGTTGCTGATCTAAAAAGCTTTTTAGGAAAGTATCCATAAAGTCTCCAATGTAGGTCGCCTGTTGATCCGTAATCCATTGGAGAAGCTCATCTTTTTCCTTCGCCCCTGTCTTACAGATATCCATCCATTCACCATAGAGAAGGGGGATTTCAATCCAATCCCTTTCTGTATCTCCCTGCCTGACTAACAGGCCGTCATCGACCAAGTCCACTTCCCATTCATCATTCGATTGTTGGACATGATTTTCTTTATCACTTCGTTGAAAAAAATGCTGAAAATTACTATTTCTGCCTACATACATATATAGTAGATCACTCTTCGAATCCACGATGGGGTCGATACCGATGACTTCGATTCCTTCTTGAAGAAGACTTGACGTCAAATGATATCCAATCCAATGAAAGCAAGGGTTAATGGTCACCATCATAGGCTATCCTCCTCTTCCTTGTCTTCCTACATATTATTCAATGGAAACCTCAATCATGAAGCGATTTCATATTTCCTTTTCATGTACTCTCTGATATGATAAGGATAGATTGTGTATAAAATGAGGTGAATAATGATGCGGATGATTTGGACAATCATTTGGGCTTTCCTATTGAGCTTAATGGCCGCTTATGTAGTCAGTAACATGGCTGGGAGCAGTTTCGCTTTCTCCCAAGTCATCATTATGACAATTCTTTTCACCCTTGCTGCAGTTGTTCTTGGGGAAGGAATCATCAAAGAAGAAGAAGCATAAGCCACACTCAAGCGTTGCTATCCTTCGGGAGGCAACGTTTTTCATTTGGAAAATGATGAAATCCTCCTCTAGCCACAGGCACAAGGTTCCTTTATAATCGGAGAATACGTGAACAAACTCACAATTGTTCTATCAACATAAATAGGAAATATAGATATACAAAAGGAATACAGACGGGCAGGAGGAACAAATAGTATGGAACAACTATGGTTGATTATTAAATATTTATTTTTGGGGATCTTTCAAGGATTTACTGAACCAATACCGATTTCATCCAGTGGCCATTTGGTCATTGCACAGGAATTACTAGGGGTTGAACTGGAAGGACTTACCTTTGAGGTACTAGTGAACTTTGGGTCTCTTGTAGCGGTTTTAATCATCTACCGGGAAGATCTCATTCGATTGATTCAAAATGGATTCGGATACTTATTCCATCGCAGCCAACGCGATCAACAGCAGAAAGATGATTTTGATTTCATCATCTATCTAATCATAGGAACGATTCCGGCTGGGGTGCTCGGCGTTCTTCTAGGAGATGCTATTGAAGTTTTATCTACCGTTCAAACAGTAGGCATCACCTTGATCATCACAGGAATTGCCCTTTGGTTAATTCGTAACATGAGAGGACGTAAAGGCGACGGACAATTAACGTGGAAGGATGCCTTGATTGTTGGGATTGGACAAGCAGTCGCTCTGATACCGGGAATAAGCCGCTCAGGAGCAACGATTGTTGCCGCTATGTTTTTAGGAATGAAACAAGAAACAGCTCTGCGTTTCTCGTTCTTGTTATTTATCCCTGTCAGTCTCGGCACCATGCTACTATCCATTGAAGATGTCATTCATCACGCAAGTGCTGAAAATGCCTGGTTCGCTTATATTATGGCCTTTGCGGGATCTGTCGTCGCTTCGTATTTCTCATTAAAATGGTTCATGGGCATCATGGCTCGTGGCAATCTGAAATACTTTGCGTTTTACTGTTTTATCGTAGGTGGACTTGTCGTGCTATTCTTATAAATTTTAAAAAGCCAGTACAACTCTAATGGTTGTACTGGCTTTTTCTTATAGAATGACTGCATGGATTTAACCCCCCACTAACCGGAGGAATAAAAGCGATAATATCTCCCTCTGTGATGGTTGTATCCTCAGGAGCAAACTCTTCATTGACTGCCATCATACAATTGTTCACTTGGTCGAGCGAATATTCGGAGCGCACTTTTTCTTTTACCTCTCCTAAAGTCATACCTGCTGCAGCCAACCTCACTTCATCCGTTCCAATCGCTTCCTTCAATCCCGCAAAAAATAAGAGTGTATTCATCTGATTTCCTCCTTTAACGGAACCCCCGGCCGGACCTCTTTTTGATCTCCAATCCACTCTTCACCGTCTTCCCAATGTTCCTTTTTCCAAATGGGGACGATCTCCTTGATTCTTTCTATTGCATAGCGGCTGGCTTCATAAGAGTCGTTCCGATGGGGAGTGGAAACAGCAATGATTACAGCAATATCCGTAATTTCAAGACGTCCGATCCGGTGGGCTATGGCTACTTCTGCACTCGGCCATCGCTGTTCGATTTCTTTGGAAATCTGTTCCAGCTTCTTTTCAGCCATATCTTTATATGTCTCATATTGCAAAAAAAGTGTCCGTTTGCCCTTCGTAAATTCTCTTACAGTGCCAATAAATGTATTCACGGCACCCGCCTCTCTTCTGATTACCCTTTTTGTTACTTCTTCAATCTCAAGAGGTTCTGTTGTAATCCAACAACATTGTTCCATCATGCCCCCTCCTTCGCTAGACGGTAGACTTCTGGTAAGCGCTTTCTCCACTCTTTGAGAGATATGGCAGGAAAAGATATTTGATCAATCATGCGCTCATCCCAGCAAATGACTAATTGGATATTCGTCAACTGGCCAAGCAGAGGAAGATCTTCTTCCCTTTTTATAATGACCGCCTTAGGGTAGTGATCCTGCTTGTATCCTTCCACAGCAATTAGATCAGGAGAGAAATGCTCATAAATCTCCACGAGTTGCGTGAGCGGAAAATCATCTTCGTGAGATAATTCAAGCTGAAATCTCCGTGGGCTGTCCACCCCTGTCAAAAATGCGCCCGATTCATGCAGACGATAACTATCTGTATCAAGATGCATGACCTTCAGCGGTTCCTCATGACCATGGTGCTTGATTGCAGCAACTTTCTCACCACGGTCTGTTCCATAGGCAATTAAATCTGAGAGCAATGAGGTCTTTCCAGTGTTTTTGTAACCGACAATTTGAAAAACCGGCGTTTCGGCCATTCGTCTTCCCTCCTTGGTAATCACTCGCACACGTTCAATAACAATGGGGCTTGGATGATGTGCACTGGACCGCGAACGGAACAGAAAAGACAACGCTCTTCGCCGGATCTAACTTCCTTTGTTATGTAAAAACCCCTACCGTCGTTGATACGGCAGGGGCATATCTTCCATAAATCAATCTGGAATTCCAAGAGCTATCTTCGCATAACGGCTCATACGATCTTTGGTCCAAGGTGGATTCCAAACGATATTGACTTTAATTTCATTCAATTCAGGCAAGTCAGCGAGAGATCGTTTGACATCCTGTTCGATATGACCCGCAAGCGGGCAGCCCATCGCCGTTAAAGTCATCGTTACCGTTGTATCGCCATTGTCATCTATATCGACGCCATAGACCAATCCTAAGTTGACGATATCAATGCCGAGCTCAGGGTCAATGACATTCTCAAGGGCACCCATTGCATTTTCTTCAAGTGCAGTTGTACTCACATTAGTTCCCCCTTCACAATTCTTCAAACTCTATTATAAACAAAATTTCAAAGAGAATAAAATATTCCCACTGGTTACAATACTAACTCCAACCAATTGACCATTTCTATGACAGCAAAACGACTGACTTTATGATCACGTCCGACCTCTCTTAGAAAACGAATATTTTCAGGGTTCTTATATTGAGCAATCGCTTCATTATAGAAATCATAGGAATGATCGAATGGAACAACTGGATCCGCATCGCCATGCCAGAAAAACAATGGACGTCCATAAAGCTTATCCATTTGCTTAGAAAGGTCAATACCTTCAAGTGAGCTGTATAATTCATCAAGGTCTGCTTGTTTCAAAGGAAGTGAAACGCCGGAGTTTTCCACATCCTGTATGAGCTTACGGGCAAATTCAACTGGTTTTGGCGACCCCATCATAACAGCAGAAGCTTGAATCCAGGGATACATCGTCAATGCAGCACTCGTCGTGATGCCTCCCATGGACGTTCCGCCGACACCAATGCGGCGATCTTTAATTAGATCCTGGCGATCGAGTTCATCTTTTATATCTTGAAGCTCTTTCAAATTTTGATACACGATATCCCAGAACTTGAAGTTCAGTTCCTGCTTCGGCAGCTCTTCGTCACGTTCTCCATGATGAGCGCTATCAGGAAGAATGACCCGGTACCCCTTTTGAGCAAGGAGATATGCTTGGGGTAAATTATGCTCTTTTGCAGAGGTAAATCCATGGAAATAAATGAACACAGGCAATGGCTGATCTTGTATCGTGGAATCGACAACAGTTAGAGCAGGTACATTTTTATAAGTATTACGGTAAATCCCAATCATTGTTCCTATTTCCTTTCTCCAAAAACTTTACGTTTTGTTTAAGTTGTGTTTATAAATAGTTTATATAATATGTATCGTAACACTGCCATCTTTAATTGGAAAGTGTTAGGTTTTCACTAGGGAAATTCTTTACAATCAACCGCTCTCCCCGATAAACTATACATACAAATGAGGTGAAGATTATGGAACGACATTTGATTGCATTAGATTTAGATGGAACATTATTAACCGATAATAAAGTCATTAGTGAAAAAACGAAAAATACCGTCCTCAAGGCTATGGAACAAGGTCACATCGTAGTCATAGCGACAGGAAGACCACACAGGGCGAGCATCGATTATTATCATGAACTCGGGCTTGAGACACCTATGGTCAATTTCAACGGGGCGCTGATTCACCATCCGAGAGACCACCGTTGGGATGCCATTCACTCTCCATTAGGGATCCGTACCGCTCATAAGATCATTCATACCTGTCATGAACTCGGTGTTAAAAACATTCTCGCTGAAGTGAAAGATGATGTGTATCTGGATCAAT
This window harbors:
- a CDS encoding LCP family protein; the encoded protein is MKVSQSRSLQKRSKKRRKRKLFIGMYALIFLLIISYSGYEYLAGKHQAKSQQASAAESIDQVEAVESIYKEDFNGRDNGDGKMTVLLLGVDQRGAEIARTDTIMVAEYDPVSKEAKVASLMRDLYVEIPGHGYNKLNAAFALGGPELLRETIEVNLGIETEYYSIVDFQGYTQIVDTLSPDGMKVDVEKNMQYRSGDGTTDIQLHQGTQTLNGEELLGYVRYRSDARGDFARVERQQKVIQLLKDELLSFQGVLKAPRLIGNIQPYIDTNLGGSKMIQVGKDLLLNPVESMDMISIPTTDNVWDERKPYPIGLVLNHDEESTKQTLHQFFEQE
- the fabF gene encoding beta-ketoacyl-ACP synthase II, producing the protein MDKHRVVITGMGAVTPVGNSVEEMWNSIKNGVSGVGEITKVNKEDYPVHVAAELKDFDPSDYVDRKDARRMDPFVQYAMVAAHMAVEDANLEITDDVAHRTGVWIGSGIGGMGTYESQFETFQKKGYRRVSPFFIPMMIPDMAAGQVSIALGAKGINSCTVTACSSGANSIGDAFKVIQRGDADIMIAGGTEAPMNKMSFAGFAAARALSLNEDPQTASRPFDKNRDGFVMGEGAGILIMETLESAKKRGAKIYGELKGYGSTGDAYHITSPAPEGDGAARAMRQAIDDAGLKPEDIDYLNAHGTSTELNDKFETHAAKTVFQEHANKFAISSTKSMTGHLLGAAGAVEAVISLKAINDGILPPTINYETPDPECDLDYVPNEARKQDVNTVMSNSLGFGGHNASLIFQKYEE
- a CDS encoding beta-ketoacyl-ACP synthase III, whose translation is MNAGFLGIGHYAPEKVLTNKDLEKMVDTSDEWIRTRTGIEERRIAADDMDTSDLAFRAAEEALKDADMKAEELDMILVATVTPDTPFPSVAAMLQHRLGANKVAAMDLSAACAGFMYGVITAKQFIETNAYKNVLVVGVEKLSKITDWTDRNTCVLFGDGAGAAVIGPVSDDKGILSFELGADGSGGPHLYQTPEDTLFMNGREVFKFAVRQMPESSVNVVKKIGLSEQDVDYLVPHQANIRIMEAARQRLGIPEEKMSTQVKRYGNTSSASIPIALSEDVKAGKIKENDLVVLVGFGGGLTWGAVALRWGK
- a CDS encoding BMP family ABC transporter substrate-binding protein, with the translated sequence MKLQSIMILSLLFFLVACQGLPDYKKDIKVGMLVETTIHDKAWGQQGYKGLQAIQEEYGVDIYFKEGIRTYKHTAEAIDEFAAKGIDVIFGHSSLYGNHFRELHEVYPEMDFVYFNGQFSAENVTSLNFDAQAMGFFAGMIAGEMTQSDRVGIIGAFEWQPEVEGFYEGVIHQNPEAEVDISLTNSWENTEMALMYYESMKEEGADVFYPAGDVFNVAVIEQAQNDGRYAIGYVEDQSSVAENTVLTSTVQKVDEVYKLAMERYMNGDLPGEMLTFDFQEGAIKMGEYSPTIPEKFRSRMEEVVETYKETGELP
- a CDS encoding YjzD family protein; this translates as MMRMIWTIIWAFLLSLMAAYVVSNMAGSSFAFSQVIIMTILFTLAAVVLGEGIIKEEEA
- a CDS encoding undecaprenyl-diphosphate phosphatase, with protein sequence MEQLWLIIKYLFLGIFQGFTEPIPISSSGHLVIAQELLGVELEGLTFEVLVNFGSLVAVLIIYREDLIRLIQNGFGYLFHRSQRDQQQKDDFDFIIYLIIGTIPAGVLGVLLGDAIEVLSTVQTVGITLIITGIALWLIRNMRGRKGDGQLTWKDALIVGIGQAVALIPGISRSGATIVAAMFLGMKQETALRFSFLLFIPVSLGTMLLSIEDVIHHASAENAWFAYIMAFAGSVVASYFSLKWFMGIMARGNLKYFAFYCFIVGGLVVLFL
- the moaD gene encoding molybdopterin converting factor subunit 1; translation: MNTLLFFAGLKEAIGTDEVRLAAAGMTLGEVKEKVRSEYSLDQVNNCMMAVNEEFAPEDTTITEGDIIAFIPPVSGGLNPCSHSIRKSQYNH
- a CDS encoding molybdenum cofactor biosynthesis protein MoaE, whose amino-acid sequence is MMEQCCWITTEPLEIEEVTKRVIRREAGAVNTFIGTVREFTKGKRTLFLQYETYKDMAEKKLEQISKEIEQRWPSAEVAIAHRIGRLEITDIAVIIAVSTPHRNDSYEASRYAIERIKEIVPIWKKEHWEDGEEWIGDQKEVRPGVPLKEEIR
- the mobB gene encoding molybdopterin-guanine dinucleotide biosynthesis protein B, coding for MAETPVFQIVGYKNTGKTSLLSDLIAYGTDRGEKVAAIKHHGHEEPLKVMHLDTDSYRLHESGAFLTGVDSPRRFQLELSHEDDFPLTQLVEIYEHFSPDLIAVEGYKQDHYPKAVIIKREEDLPLLGQLTNIQLVICWDERMIDQISFPAISLKEWRKRLPEVYRLAKEGA
- a CDS encoding metal-sulfur cluster assembly factor, whose protein sequence is MGALENVIDPELGIDIVNLGLVYGVDIDDNGDTTVTMTLTAMGCPLAGHIEQDVKRSLADLPELNEIKVNIVWNPPWTKDRMSRYAKIALGIPD
- a CDS encoding alpha/beta fold hydrolase, with the protein product MIGIYRNTYKNVPALTVVDSTIQDQPLPVFIYFHGFTSAKEHNLPQAYLLAQKGYRVILPDSAHHGERDEELPKQELNFKFWDIVYQNLKELQDIKDELDRQDLIKDRRIGVGGTSMGGITTSAALTMYPWIQASAVMMGSPKPVEFARKLIQDVENSGVSLPLKQADLDELYSSLEGIDLSKQMDKLYGRPLFFWHGDADPVVPFDHSYDFYNEAIAQYKNPENIRFLREVGRDHKVSRFAVIEMVNWLELVL